The following proteins come from a genomic window of Canis aureus isolate CA01 chromosome 3, VMU_Caureus_v.1.0, whole genome shotgun sequence:
- the ACAP1 gene encoding arf-GAP with coiled-coil, ANK repeat and PH domain-containing protein 1 isoform X2, with protein MTVKLDFEECLKDSPRFRASIELVEAEVSELEARLEKLLKLGNGLLESGRHYLAAGRTFIAGICDLARLGPPEPMMAECLDKFTTSLSHKLDSHAELLDATQHTLQQQIQTLAKEGLRGFREARRDFWKGAESLEAALIHNAEVPRRRAQEAEEAGAALKTARAGYQGRALDYALQINVIEDKRKFDIMEFVLRLVEAQAIHFQQGHEELGKLAQYRRELGAQLHQLVLNSARERRDMEQRHVLLKQKELGGEEPEPSLKEGPGGLVMEGHLFKRASNAFKTWSRRWFTIQSNQLVYQKKYKDPVTVVVDDLRLCTVKLCPDSERRFCFEVVSPSKSCLLQADSERLLQLWISAVQSSIATAFSQAHLEDSPRGPGQGSGYPAMSSSATLGCGGMSRGRDPGGAGHVAAQVQSVDGNAQCCDCREPAPEWASINLGVTLCIQCSGIHRSLGVHFSKVRSLTLDSWEPELVKLMCELGNVVINQIYEARVEAMAVKKPGPTCSRQEKEAWIHAKYVEKKFLTKLPEIRGRRGGRGPSRGQPPVLPKPSIRSQPGSCRARPEPPSDDLGSLHPGALLFRAAGHPPSLPTMADALAHGADVNWVNAARENATPLIQATAANSLLACEFLLQNGANVNQADNHGRGPLHHATILGHTGLACLFLKRGADLGARDSEDKDPLTIAMETANADIVTLCGCLGAGPALALPTWGRGLGAAGRLPDPARGRATPGKDERGRGGPGPGRRRDVSGHLPRLLPHGVGRPREAEPAQSRPAHALIPHPGPLCPTPPVPGPLKPLCSALPVVIPLRGAILRPGRGCGSGGGLRARVTRGATPGQRGGGRSPSTRRPWAELSGSGDMARRGGPGRGEAARVGWGAGLP; from the exons ATGACCGTCAAGCTGGATTTTGAGGAGTGTCTCAAGGACTCACCCCGCTTCCG AGCCTCTATCGAGCTGGTGGAAGCCGAGGTGTCAGAGCTGGAGGCCCGGCTAGAAAAG CTTCTCAAGCTGGGGAATGGCCTCCTGGAAAGTGGGCGCCACTACCTGGCCGCTGGCCGCACCTTCATCGCTGGCATTTGTGACCTGGCCCGCCTGGGTCCACCAGAGCCCATGATGGCG GAGTGTCTGGACAAGTTCACCACGAGCCTCAGCCACAAGCTGGACAGCCATGCG GAGCTTTTAGATGCCACCCAGCACACGCTGCAGCAGCAGATCCAAACCCTGGCCAAAGA AGGTCTTCGGGGCTTCCGAGAGGCTCGCAGGGATTTCTGGAAGGGGGCTGAGAGCCTGGAGGCTGCTCTTATCCATAACGCCGAGGTCCCCAGGCGCCGGGCCCAGGAGGCAGAAGAGGCGGGCGCTGCCTTGAAGACTGCGCGGGCTGGATACCAGGGACGAGCCCTGGATTATGCCCTGCAG ATCAACGTGATTGAGGACAAGAGGAAGTTTGACATCATGGAGTTT GTGCTGCGGCTGGTGGAGGCCCAAGCTATCCATTTCCAGCAGGGCCACGAGGAGCTGGGCAAGCTGGCCCAGTATCGCAGGGAGCTGGGCGCCCAG TTGCACCAGCTGGTCCTGAATTCAGCTCGTGAGAGGAGAGACATGGAGCAGAGACACGTGCTGTTGAAGCAGAAG gagctgggtggggaggagccAGAGCCAAGCCTAAAGGAAGGGCCTGGTGGCCTGGTGATGGAAGGACACCTCTTCAAACGGGCCAGCAACGCATTTAAGACCTGGAGCAG ACGCTGGTTCACTATTCAGAGCAACCAACTGGTTTATCAGAAGAAGTACAAG gACCCCGTGACCGTGGTGGTGGATGACCTTCGCCTCTGCACTGTGAAGCTCTGCCCCGACTCAGAAAGGCGGTTTTGCTTTGAGGTTGTGTCCCCCAGCAA gTCCTGCCTCCTGCAGGCTGACTCGGAGCGTCTTCTGCAGCTGTGGATCAGTGCTGTGCAGAGTAGCATCGCCACGGCCTTCAGCCAGGCTCACCTCGAGGACAGCCCCCGGGGGCCAGGCCAG GGCTCAGGATACCCGGCCATGAGCTCCTCCGCTACCCTGGGCTGTGGCGggatgagcaggggcagggacccAGGCGGAGCTGGGCACGTGGCAGCCCAGGTGCAGAGCGTAGACGGCAATGCCCAGTGCTGTGACTGCCGAGAGCCAGCCCCAGAGTGGGCCAGCATCAACCTGGGTGTCACTCTGTGCATCCAATGCTCAGGCATCCACAG GAGCCTCGGGGTTCACTTCTCCAAAGTCAGGTCTCTGACACTTGACTCATGGGAGCCAGAACTGGTGAAG CTTATGTGCGAGCTGGGGAATGTTGTCATCAACCAGATCTATGAGGCCCGCGTGGAGGCCATGGCAGTGAAAAAACCAGGGCCCACCTGCTCCCG GCAGGAGAAGGAGGCCTGGATTCATGCCAAATATGTGGAGAAGAAGTTCCTGACCAAACTTCCTGAGATACGAGGGCGAAGAGGTGGCCGGGGGCCCTCCAGGGGACAGCCTCCTGTGCTCCCCAAGCCTTCCATCAGGTCCCAGCCGGGAAGCTGCAGAGCCAGGCCAG AGCCCCCCTCCGATGACCTGGGCAGCCTCCACCCGGGGGCCCTGCTGTTTCGAGCTGCCGGGcaccctccatccctccccaccaTGGCCGATGCCCTCGCCCACGGAGCTGATGTCAACTGGGTCAATGCAGCTCGGGAAAATGCCACGCCACTGATCCAGGCCACGGCTGCT AATTCTCTTCTGGCCTGTGAGTTTCTCCTCCAGAACGGGGCGAATGTGAACCAGGCAGACAATCACGGCCGGGGGCCGCTGCACCACGCAACCATTCTGGGCCACACCGG GCTAGCCTGCCTGTTCCTGAAACGAGGAGCCGACCTGGGAGCTCGGGACTCCGAAGACAAAGACCCCTTGACGATCGCCATGGAAACGGCCAACGCTGACATCGTTACCCTGTGCGGCTGTTtgggggcggggccagctctTGCCCTACCCACCTGGGGGCGGGGCTTGGGAGCTGCTGGCCGGCTGCCGGACCCGGCAAGAGGAAGG GCTACGCCTGGCAAAGATGAGAGAGGTCGAGGCggcccagggccaggcag gaGACGAGACGTATCTGGACATCTTCCGCGACTTCTCCCTCATGGCGTCGGACGACCCAGAGAAGCTGAGCCGGCGCAGTCACGACCTGCACACGCTCTGATCCCGCATCCCggccccctctgccccaccccgccGGTCCCTGGGCCATTAAAGCCTCTGTGCTCTGCGCTTCCCGTTGTCATTCCTCTGCGGGGCGCCATCCTCCGGCCGGGCCGGGGCTGCGGGAGCGGTGGGGGTTTGCGAGCTCGAGTCACGCGAGGGGCCACTCCGGGACAGCGAGGCGGAGGCCGCAGCCCTAGCACCCGGCGGCCCTGGGCGGAGCTGTCGGGCTCGGGCGACATGGCCAGACGCGGCGGGCCTGGCAGAGGAGAGGCCGCCCGCGTGGGCTGGGGGGCCGGCCTCCCATAG
- the ACAP1 gene encoding arf-GAP with coiled-coil, ANK repeat and PH domain-containing protein 1 isoform X1, which translates to MTVKLDFEECLKDSPRFRASIELVEAEVSELEARLEKLLKLGNGLLESGRHYLAAGRTFIAGICDLARLGPPEPMMAECLDKFTTSLSHKLDSHAELLDATQHTLQQQIQTLAKEGLRGFREARRDFWKGAESLEAALIHNAEVPRRRAQEAEEAGAALKTARAGYQGRALDYALQINVIEDKRKFDIMEFVLRLVEAQAIHFQQGHEELGKLAQYRRELGAQLHQLVLNSARERRDMEQRHVLLKQKELGGEEPEPSLKEGPGGLVMEGHLFKRASNAFKTWSRRWFTIQSNQLVYQKKYKDPVTVVVDDLRLCTVKLCPDSERRFCFEVVSPSKSCLLQADSERLLQLWISAVQSSIATAFSQAHLEDSPRGPGQGSGYPAMSSSATLGCGGMSRGRDPGGAGHVAAQVQSVDGNAQCCDCREPAPEWASINLGVTLCIQCSGIHRSLGVHFSKVRSLTLDSWEPELVKLMCELGNVVINQIYEARVEAMAVKKPGPTCSRQEKEAWIHAKYVEKKFLTKLPEIRGRRGGRGPSRGQPPVLPKPSIRSQPGSCRARPAEPPSDDLGSLHPGALLFRAAGHPPSLPTMADALAHGADVNWVNAARENATPLIQATAANSLLACEFLLQNGANVNQADNHGRGPLHHATILGHTGLACLFLKRGADLGARDSEDKDPLTIAMETANADIVTLCGCLGAGPALALPTWGRGLGAAGRLPDPARGRATPGKDERGRGGPGPGRRRDVSGHLPRLLPHGVGRPREAEPAQSRPAHALIPHPGPLCPTPPVPGPLKPLCSALPVVIPLRGAILRPGRGCGSGGGLRARVTRGATPGQRGGGRSPSTRRPWAELSGSGDMARRGGPGRGEAARVGWGAGLP; encoded by the exons ATGACCGTCAAGCTGGATTTTGAGGAGTGTCTCAAGGACTCACCCCGCTTCCG AGCCTCTATCGAGCTGGTGGAAGCCGAGGTGTCAGAGCTGGAGGCCCGGCTAGAAAAG CTTCTCAAGCTGGGGAATGGCCTCCTGGAAAGTGGGCGCCACTACCTGGCCGCTGGCCGCACCTTCATCGCTGGCATTTGTGACCTGGCCCGCCTGGGTCCACCAGAGCCCATGATGGCG GAGTGTCTGGACAAGTTCACCACGAGCCTCAGCCACAAGCTGGACAGCCATGCG GAGCTTTTAGATGCCACCCAGCACACGCTGCAGCAGCAGATCCAAACCCTGGCCAAAGA AGGTCTTCGGGGCTTCCGAGAGGCTCGCAGGGATTTCTGGAAGGGGGCTGAGAGCCTGGAGGCTGCTCTTATCCATAACGCCGAGGTCCCCAGGCGCCGGGCCCAGGAGGCAGAAGAGGCGGGCGCTGCCTTGAAGACTGCGCGGGCTGGATACCAGGGACGAGCCCTGGATTATGCCCTGCAG ATCAACGTGATTGAGGACAAGAGGAAGTTTGACATCATGGAGTTT GTGCTGCGGCTGGTGGAGGCCCAAGCTATCCATTTCCAGCAGGGCCACGAGGAGCTGGGCAAGCTGGCCCAGTATCGCAGGGAGCTGGGCGCCCAG TTGCACCAGCTGGTCCTGAATTCAGCTCGTGAGAGGAGAGACATGGAGCAGAGACACGTGCTGTTGAAGCAGAAG gagctgggtggggaggagccAGAGCCAAGCCTAAAGGAAGGGCCTGGTGGCCTGGTGATGGAAGGACACCTCTTCAAACGGGCCAGCAACGCATTTAAGACCTGGAGCAG ACGCTGGTTCACTATTCAGAGCAACCAACTGGTTTATCAGAAGAAGTACAAG gACCCCGTGACCGTGGTGGTGGATGACCTTCGCCTCTGCACTGTGAAGCTCTGCCCCGACTCAGAAAGGCGGTTTTGCTTTGAGGTTGTGTCCCCCAGCAA gTCCTGCCTCCTGCAGGCTGACTCGGAGCGTCTTCTGCAGCTGTGGATCAGTGCTGTGCAGAGTAGCATCGCCACGGCCTTCAGCCAGGCTCACCTCGAGGACAGCCCCCGGGGGCCAGGCCAG GGCTCAGGATACCCGGCCATGAGCTCCTCCGCTACCCTGGGCTGTGGCGggatgagcaggggcagggacccAGGCGGAGCTGGGCACGTGGCAGCCCAGGTGCAGAGCGTAGACGGCAATGCCCAGTGCTGTGACTGCCGAGAGCCAGCCCCAGAGTGGGCCAGCATCAACCTGGGTGTCACTCTGTGCATCCAATGCTCAGGCATCCACAG GAGCCTCGGGGTTCACTTCTCCAAAGTCAGGTCTCTGACACTTGACTCATGGGAGCCAGAACTGGTGAAG CTTATGTGCGAGCTGGGGAATGTTGTCATCAACCAGATCTATGAGGCCCGCGTGGAGGCCATGGCAGTGAAAAAACCAGGGCCCACCTGCTCCCG GCAGGAGAAGGAGGCCTGGATTCATGCCAAATATGTGGAGAAGAAGTTCCTGACCAAACTTCCTGAGATACGAGGGCGAAGAGGTGGCCGGGGGCCCTCCAGGGGACAGCCTCCTGTGCTCCCCAAGCCTTCCATCAGGTCCCAGCCGGGAAGCTGCAGAGCCAGGCCAG CAGAGCCCCCCTCCGATGACCTGGGCAGCCTCCACCCGGGGGCCCTGCTGTTTCGAGCTGCCGGGcaccctccatccctccccaccaTGGCCGATGCCCTCGCCCACGGAGCTGATGTCAACTGGGTCAATGCAGCTCGGGAAAATGCCACGCCACTGATCCAGGCCACGGCTGCT AATTCTCTTCTGGCCTGTGAGTTTCTCCTCCAGAACGGGGCGAATGTGAACCAGGCAGACAATCACGGCCGGGGGCCGCTGCACCACGCAACCATTCTGGGCCACACCGG GCTAGCCTGCCTGTTCCTGAAACGAGGAGCCGACCTGGGAGCTCGGGACTCCGAAGACAAAGACCCCTTGACGATCGCCATGGAAACGGCCAACGCTGACATCGTTACCCTGTGCGGCTGTTtgggggcggggccagctctTGCCCTACCCACCTGGGGGCGGGGCTTGGGAGCTGCTGGCCGGCTGCCGGACCCGGCAAGAGGAAGG GCTACGCCTGGCAAAGATGAGAGAGGTCGAGGCggcccagggccaggcag gaGACGAGACGTATCTGGACATCTTCCGCGACTTCTCCCTCATGGCGTCGGACGACCCAGAGAAGCTGAGCCGGCGCAGTCACGACCTGCACACGCTCTGATCCCGCATCCCggccccctctgccccaccccgccGGTCCCTGGGCCATTAAAGCCTCTGTGCTCTGCGCTTCCCGTTGTCATTCCTCTGCGGGGCGCCATCCTCCGGCCGGGCCGGGGCTGCGGGAGCGGTGGGGGTTTGCGAGCTCGAGTCACGCGAGGGGCCACTCCGGGACAGCGAGGCGGAGGCCGCAGCCCTAGCACCCGGCGGCCCTGGGCGGAGCTGTCGGGCTCGGGCGACATGGCCAGACGCGGCGGGCCTGGCAGAGGAGAGGCCGCCCGCGTGGGCTGGGGGGCCGGCCTCCCATAG
- the ACAP1 gene encoding arf-GAP with coiled-coil, ANK repeat and PH domain-containing protein 1 isoform X3, which translates to MTVKLDFEECLKDSPRFRASIELVEAEVSELEARLEKLLKLGNGLLESGRHYLAAGRTFIAGICDLARLGPPEPMMAECLDKFTTSLSHKLDSHAELLDATQHTLQQQIQTLAKEGLRGFREARRDFWKGAESLEAALIHNAEVPRRRAQEAEEAGAALKTARAGYQGRALDYALQINVIEDKRKFDIMEFVLRLVEAQAIHFQQGHEELGKLAQYRRELGAQLHQLVLNSARERRDMEQRHVLLKQKELGGEEPEPSLKEGPGGLVMEGHLFKRASNAFKTWSRRWFTIQSNQLVYQKKYKDPVTVVVDDLRLCTVKLCPDSERRFCFEVVSPSKSCLLQADSERLLQLWISAVQSSIATAFSQAHLEDSPRGPGQGSGYPAMSSSATLGCGGMSRGRDPGGAGHVAAQVQSVDGNAQCCDCREPAPEWASINLGVTLCIQCSGIHRSLGVHFSKVRSLTLDSWEPELVKLMCELGNVVINQIYEARVEAMAVKKPGPTCSRQEKEAWIHAKYVEKKFLTKLPEIRGRRGGRGPSRGQPPVLPKPSIRSQPGSCRARPAEPPSDDLGSLHPGALLFRAAGHPPSLPTMADALAHGADVNWVNAARENATPLIQATAANSLLACEFLLQNGANVNQADNHGRGPLHHATILGHTGLACLFLKRGADLGARDSEDKDPLTIAMETANADIVTLLRLAKMREVEAAQGQAGDETYLDIFRDFSLMASDDPEKLSRRSHDLHTL; encoded by the exons ATGACCGTCAAGCTGGATTTTGAGGAGTGTCTCAAGGACTCACCCCGCTTCCG AGCCTCTATCGAGCTGGTGGAAGCCGAGGTGTCAGAGCTGGAGGCCCGGCTAGAAAAG CTTCTCAAGCTGGGGAATGGCCTCCTGGAAAGTGGGCGCCACTACCTGGCCGCTGGCCGCACCTTCATCGCTGGCATTTGTGACCTGGCCCGCCTGGGTCCACCAGAGCCCATGATGGCG GAGTGTCTGGACAAGTTCACCACGAGCCTCAGCCACAAGCTGGACAGCCATGCG GAGCTTTTAGATGCCACCCAGCACACGCTGCAGCAGCAGATCCAAACCCTGGCCAAAGA AGGTCTTCGGGGCTTCCGAGAGGCTCGCAGGGATTTCTGGAAGGGGGCTGAGAGCCTGGAGGCTGCTCTTATCCATAACGCCGAGGTCCCCAGGCGCCGGGCCCAGGAGGCAGAAGAGGCGGGCGCTGCCTTGAAGACTGCGCGGGCTGGATACCAGGGACGAGCCCTGGATTATGCCCTGCAG ATCAACGTGATTGAGGACAAGAGGAAGTTTGACATCATGGAGTTT GTGCTGCGGCTGGTGGAGGCCCAAGCTATCCATTTCCAGCAGGGCCACGAGGAGCTGGGCAAGCTGGCCCAGTATCGCAGGGAGCTGGGCGCCCAG TTGCACCAGCTGGTCCTGAATTCAGCTCGTGAGAGGAGAGACATGGAGCAGAGACACGTGCTGTTGAAGCAGAAG gagctgggtggggaggagccAGAGCCAAGCCTAAAGGAAGGGCCTGGTGGCCTGGTGATGGAAGGACACCTCTTCAAACGGGCCAGCAACGCATTTAAGACCTGGAGCAG ACGCTGGTTCACTATTCAGAGCAACCAACTGGTTTATCAGAAGAAGTACAAG gACCCCGTGACCGTGGTGGTGGATGACCTTCGCCTCTGCACTGTGAAGCTCTGCCCCGACTCAGAAAGGCGGTTTTGCTTTGAGGTTGTGTCCCCCAGCAA gTCCTGCCTCCTGCAGGCTGACTCGGAGCGTCTTCTGCAGCTGTGGATCAGTGCTGTGCAGAGTAGCATCGCCACGGCCTTCAGCCAGGCTCACCTCGAGGACAGCCCCCGGGGGCCAGGCCAG GGCTCAGGATACCCGGCCATGAGCTCCTCCGCTACCCTGGGCTGTGGCGggatgagcaggggcagggacccAGGCGGAGCTGGGCACGTGGCAGCCCAGGTGCAGAGCGTAGACGGCAATGCCCAGTGCTGTGACTGCCGAGAGCCAGCCCCAGAGTGGGCCAGCATCAACCTGGGTGTCACTCTGTGCATCCAATGCTCAGGCATCCACAG GAGCCTCGGGGTTCACTTCTCCAAAGTCAGGTCTCTGACACTTGACTCATGGGAGCCAGAACTGGTGAAG CTTATGTGCGAGCTGGGGAATGTTGTCATCAACCAGATCTATGAGGCCCGCGTGGAGGCCATGGCAGTGAAAAAACCAGGGCCCACCTGCTCCCG GCAGGAGAAGGAGGCCTGGATTCATGCCAAATATGTGGAGAAGAAGTTCCTGACCAAACTTCCTGAGATACGAGGGCGAAGAGGTGGCCGGGGGCCCTCCAGGGGACAGCCTCCTGTGCTCCCCAAGCCTTCCATCAGGTCCCAGCCGGGAAGCTGCAGAGCCAGGCCAG CAGAGCCCCCCTCCGATGACCTGGGCAGCCTCCACCCGGGGGCCCTGCTGTTTCGAGCTGCCGGGcaccctccatccctccccaccaTGGCCGATGCCCTCGCCCACGGAGCTGATGTCAACTGGGTCAATGCAGCTCGGGAAAATGCCACGCCACTGATCCAGGCCACGGCTGCT AATTCTCTTCTGGCCTGTGAGTTTCTCCTCCAGAACGGGGCGAATGTGAACCAGGCAGACAATCACGGCCGGGGGCCGCTGCACCACGCAACCATTCTGGGCCACACCGG GCTAGCCTGCCTGTTCCTGAAACGAGGAGCCGACCTGGGAGCTCGGGACTCCGAAGACAAAGACCCCTTGACGATCGCCATGGAAACGGCCAACGCTGACATCGTTACCCT GCTACGCCTGGCAAAGATGAGAGAGGTCGAGGCggcccagggccaggcag gaGACGAGACGTATCTGGACATCTTCCGCGACTTCTCCCTCATGGCGTCGGACGACCCAGAGAAGCTGAGCCGGCGCAGTCACGACCTGCACACGCTCTGA
- the ACAP1 gene encoding arf-GAP with coiled-coil, ANK repeat and PH domain-containing protein 1 isoform X4, whose translation MTVKLDFEECLKDSPRFRASIELVEAEVSELEARLEKLLKLGNGLLESGRHYLAAGRTFIAGICDLARLGPPEPMMAECLDKFTTSLSHKLDSHAELLDATQHTLQQQIQTLAKEGLRGFREARRDFWKGAESLEAALIHNAEVPRRRAQEAEEAGAALKTARAGYQGRALDYALQINVIEDKRKFDIMEFVLRLVEAQAIHFQQGHEELGKLAQYRRELGAQLHQLVLNSARERRDMEQRHVLLKQKELGGEEPEPSLKEGPGGLVMEGHLFKRASNAFKTWSRRWFTIQSNQLVYQKKYKDPVTVVVDDLRLCTVKLCPDSERRFCFEVVSPSKSCLLQADSERLLQLWISAVQSSIATAFSQAHLEDSPRGPGQGSGYPAMSSSATLGCGGMSRGRDPGGAGHVAAQVQSVDGNAQCCDCREPAPEWASINLGVTLCIQCSGIHRSLGVHFSKVRSLTLDSWEPELVKLMCELGNVVINQIYEARVEAMAVKKPGPTCSRQEKEAWIHAKYVEKKFLTKLPEIRGRRGGRGPSRGQPPVLPKPSIRSQPGSCRARPEPPSDDLGSLHPGALLFRAAGHPPSLPTMADALAHGADVNWVNAARENATPLIQATAANSLLACEFLLQNGANVNQADNHGRGPLHHATILGHTGLACLFLKRGADLGARDSEDKDPLTIAMETANADIVTLLRLAKMREVEAAQGQAGDETYLDIFRDFSLMASDDPEKLSRRSHDLHTL comes from the exons ATGACCGTCAAGCTGGATTTTGAGGAGTGTCTCAAGGACTCACCCCGCTTCCG AGCCTCTATCGAGCTGGTGGAAGCCGAGGTGTCAGAGCTGGAGGCCCGGCTAGAAAAG CTTCTCAAGCTGGGGAATGGCCTCCTGGAAAGTGGGCGCCACTACCTGGCCGCTGGCCGCACCTTCATCGCTGGCATTTGTGACCTGGCCCGCCTGGGTCCACCAGAGCCCATGATGGCG GAGTGTCTGGACAAGTTCACCACGAGCCTCAGCCACAAGCTGGACAGCCATGCG GAGCTTTTAGATGCCACCCAGCACACGCTGCAGCAGCAGATCCAAACCCTGGCCAAAGA AGGTCTTCGGGGCTTCCGAGAGGCTCGCAGGGATTTCTGGAAGGGGGCTGAGAGCCTGGAGGCTGCTCTTATCCATAACGCCGAGGTCCCCAGGCGCCGGGCCCAGGAGGCAGAAGAGGCGGGCGCTGCCTTGAAGACTGCGCGGGCTGGATACCAGGGACGAGCCCTGGATTATGCCCTGCAG ATCAACGTGATTGAGGACAAGAGGAAGTTTGACATCATGGAGTTT GTGCTGCGGCTGGTGGAGGCCCAAGCTATCCATTTCCAGCAGGGCCACGAGGAGCTGGGCAAGCTGGCCCAGTATCGCAGGGAGCTGGGCGCCCAG TTGCACCAGCTGGTCCTGAATTCAGCTCGTGAGAGGAGAGACATGGAGCAGAGACACGTGCTGTTGAAGCAGAAG gagctgggtggggaggagccAGAGCCAAGCCTAAAGGAAGGGCCTGGTGGCCTGGTGATGGAAGGACACCTCTTCAAACGGGCCAGCAACGCATTTAAGACCTGGAGCAG ACGCTGGTTCACTATTCAGAGCAACCAACTGGTTTATCAGAAGAAGTACAAG gACCCCGTGACCGTGGTGGTGGATGACCTTCGCCTCTGCACTGTGAAGCTCTGCCCCGACTCAGAAAGGCGGTTTTGCTTTGAGGTTGTGTCCCCCAGCAA gTCCTGCCTCCTGCAGGCTGACTCGGAGCGTCTTCTGCAGCTGTGGATCAGTGCTGTGCAGAGTAGCATCGCCACGGCCTTCAGCCAGGCTCACCTCGAGGACAGCCCCCGGGGGCCAGGCCAG GGCTCAGGATACCCGGCCATGAGCTCCTCCGCTACCCTGGGCTGTGGCGggatgagcaggggcagggacccAGGCGGAGCTGGGCACGTGGCAGCCCAGGTGCAGAGCGTAGACGGCAATGCCCAGTGCTGTGACTGCCGAGAGCCAGCCCCAGAGTGGGCCAGCATCAACCTGGGTGTCACTCTGTGCATCCAATGCTCAGGCATCCACAG GAGCCTCGGGGTTCACTTCTCCAAAGTCAGGTCTCTGACACTTGACTCATGGGAGCCAGAACTGGTGAAG CTTATGTGCGAGCTGGGGAATGTTGTCATCAACCAGATCTATGAGGCCCGCGTGGAGGCCATGGCAGTGAAAAAACCAGGGCCCACCTGCTCCCG GCAGGAGAAGGAGGCCTGGATTCATGCCAAATATGTGGAGAAGAAGTTCCTGACCAAACTTCCTGAGATACGAGGGCGAAGAGGTGGCCGGGGGCCCTCCAGGGGACAGCCTCCTGTGCTCCCCAAGCCTTCCATCAGGTCCCAGCCGGGAAGCTGCAGAGCCAGGCCAG AGCCCCCCTCCGATGACCTGGGCAGCCTCCACCCGGGGGCCCTGCTGTTTCGAGCTGCCGGGcaccctccatccctccccaccaTGGCCGATGCCCTCGCCCACGGAGCTGATGTCAACTGGGTCAATGCAGCTCGGGAAAATGCCACGCCACTGATCCAGGCCACGGCTGCT AATTCTCTTCTGGCCTGTGAGTTTCTCCTCCAGAACGGGGCGAATGTGAACCAGGCAGACAATCACGGCCGGGGGCCGCTGCACCACGCAACCATTCTGGGCCACACCGG GCTAGCCTGCCTGTTCCTGAAACGAGGAGCCGACCTGGGAGCTCGGGACTCCGAAGACAAAGACCCCTTGACGATCGCCATGGAAACGGCCAACGCTGACATCGTTACCCT GCTACGCCTGGCAAAGATGAGAGAGGTCGAGGCggcccagggccaggcag gaGACGAGACGTATCTGGACATCTTCCGCGACTTCTCCCTCATGGCGTCGGACGACCCAGAGAAGCTGAGCCGGCGCAGTCACGACCTGCACACGCTCTGA